A section of the Labrus mixtus chromosome 15, fLabMix1.1, whole genome shotgun sequence genome encodes:
- the LOC132989849 gene encoding membrane-associated guanylate kinase, WW and PDZ domain-containing protein 3: MYIDAFKRILFERLNCLKRMCVCQRQGSSFAMSKTAVKKLHWRSKVQDSFVPLLGSSGELGIAVGGGADYGEFPFVTSAPGGVLTVGDIILEIGGTPVLGMTLGDVRGVLNSCSHPIRIKTLSPGSTLCKDLRLYLSKCFTPGSVDSQLQQVIRENLYLRAVPCTTRRPRDGEISGVDYNFVSIEEFFSLEEAGALLESGKFKGNYYGTPRPVHISPESPPITYQEHRNLLRNFRTRSKSLSNLEKAAEEGENSEEDLGLSGGSIGISSGVPHSHRSPRRPRTASGGDGRVVENGILSGRSGARLRGVMPDHWELAFSDPGKSHHVERNPKRTSWQSARASSRETVYKNEWFTDQPSELRGFPVHTHLTKGSRGFGFNIVGGSRPREFLQVYSVTSSGPSALKTADILVYINDVCVLGVSHKEVVEMLKSVPVGHTVDVEVSRGYPMLYNHDGIPKQPPPRILDSGDSILPPTTTQPQPLHQLPRRLTPSPQPQHFSFNGVHSDVSYMEPGVTLDANGNAMSFAVRQPPSYRRSSVSNPASSVPMRPPRSIRGLARLQSFDPTLASQSDSEVVSAIGSHRASMIRNHNNNSLSTPQHSLRYGTSKSSESDLSTCTLSGSRLPLPQSPRRPSTSPGGPRSAHAHAHVFRPQTASHLRPPPTPESPHYRSFNGFHGNTSPTASPSSMSSPGAMSMGSGVGSLSGGELVPVALAQCEGDQGLGFSVTAGGPGGRMTIVKRVWDRKQCNSLQPGDAIIKINGADVQSLSFSQVQTILHEHTRQAEVILLVYRGGIYHSTVSPGSIRRLPPPLLRPPPPPVGSENSSLLPDTLPVPRTSLSTPPSPAKMRSSLIQSTSFLESIPVTLTMEPKDWINTGLEEEAGGVTVPDSGLEGQGVERTRPLRGFDVELRRKPGEGFGFVIASQDVENGKAASLLPHRFVTVRRGSPASKSGQIRPGDRLEAVEGRSVVTLPHRELAQILRRAGNTLRLTIVPRPSTYSSSLSETNDFDPTHRSRKGQRSRPKRDSRYYSVDLDRGPSGFGFSLRGGSEYNMGLYVLGLMEGGPASRSHKMQVSDQLVEINGDSTAGMTHSQAVEQIRRGGHRIHLVLKRGNGYVPDYGREHRVTSPSPLRHPKEQGLAAVDSTGRKGRSSKQKRRSRSSNGHEGERATVRRGRRRGSDEGGGGRSELRSPTSEPEEMSPEARARTRSRRTRSKKRGSRSLPRDALRRNDDSETEKGTERGRERERGRSKRRERKSRNEESVREAEVKEQEEDEGEEEEENQEQEEPAVEEKVVEEREEFQERVSLEMDESDDDVFLPIPSPNQKLPTPKLHWEVEEDENWGTMAEHREPRREKEVERDEDGGESRDADRDTDRRSDEDTRGAGVERPSLGVDVIDRTSQRNPFSFLTSTPSAEQLGDHESESEGSQSDGSVTAASISGLSLVGTEAGRRRAAVVPGPWLQPSQHREAQVEEEGGSPGRREGQEGGRRRRNPFSLLFNKK; the protein is encoded by the exons GCTCCACATTGTGCAAGGATCTCAGGTTGTATCTGAGTAAGTGCTTCACACCCGGCTCAGTGGACAGCCAACTTCAGCAGGTCATCAGAGAGAACCTCTACCTCCGAGCTGTACCCT GTACAACCAGACGGCCCAGAGATGGGGAAATCTCAGGAGTAGACTACAACTTTGTCTCCATTGAGGAGTTCTTCTCCTTGGAGGAGGCAGGAGCGCTGCTTGAGAGTGGGAAGTTCAAAG GGAATTACTACGGCACCCCTCGGCCTGTTCACATCAGCCCAGAGAGCCCCCCCATCACCTACCAGGAACACCGCAACCTGCTCAGAAACTTCCGCACACGCAGCAAATCGCTCAGCAACCTGGAGAAGGCTGCAGAGGAGGGCGAGAACAGTGAGGAGGACTTGGGCCTGTCAG GAGGCTCTATAGGCATCAGCAGCGGGGTCCCACACAGCCATCGGTCCCCCCGAAGGCCCAGGACGGCCAGCGGCGGGGATGGTCGTGTCGTAGAGAACGGGATCCTCAGCGGCAGAAGCGGTGCCAGGCTGAGAGGTGTGATGCCTGATCATTGGGAGCTGGCCTTCAGTGACCCAGGAAAGTCTCACCATGTAGA ACGCAACCCAAAGAGGACCAGCTGGCAGAGTGCTCGAGCTTCAAGTCGGGAGACCGTCTACAAAAATGAAT GGTTTACAGACCAGCCCTCTGAGCTCAGGGGTTTccctgtgcacacacacctgacaaagGGCTCCAGAGGGTTCGGGTTTAATATTGTCGGAGGCAGCAGGCCGAGAGAGTTCCTGCAGGTCTACAGCGTTACCTCAAGTGGACCCTCAGCACTCAAGACAG CGGACATCCTCGTGTACATTAATGACGTTTGTGTGCTGGGAGTGTCTCACAAAGAGGTGGTAGAGATGCTCAAGTCAGTGCCTGTGGGTCACACAGTGGATGTCGAGGTCAGTAGAGGGTACCCCATGCTGTACAACCACGACGGCATTCCCAAGCAACCCCCGCCACGGATACTGGACAGCGGAGACTCCATCCTACCACCCACCACCACCCAGCCTCAGCCTCTGCACCAACTACCTCGCCGCCTGACCCCCAGCCCCCAGCCCCAGCACTTTAGTTTCAACGGGGTCCACAGTGACGTGAGCTACATGGAACCAGGCGTGACCTTGGATGCTAACGGAAACGCCATGTCTTTCGCTGTCAGACAACCGCCGTCATACAGACGCTCCAGCGTGAGCAACCCCGCCTCCTCCGTCCCCATGCGCCCCCCTCGTTCCATCAGGGGGTTAGCAAGGCTGCAGTCGTTTGACCCCACGCTCGCCAGCCAGAGTGACAGTGAGGTTGTTTCAGCCATCGGTTCACACAG GGCTTCAATGATCCGTAACCACAACAATAACTCCCTCTCAACGCCCCAACATTCCCTGCGTTACGGCACGTCCAAGTCTTCCGAGAGCGACCTGTCCACCTGCACCCTGTCAGGGTCCCGCCTGCCCCTCCCTCAGTCCCCGAGAAGGCCCTCGACCTCCCCCGGTGGCCCGCGAAGCGCTCACGCCCACGCCCACGTCTTCAGACCGCAGACCGCCTCGCACCTCAGACCTCCCCCCACACCTGAGAGCCCCCACTACCGCAGCTTCAacggtttccatggcaacaccaGCCCCACTGCAAGTCCGAGCAGCATGTCCTCTCCCGGAGCGATGAGCATGGGCAGTGGGGTTGGCAGTTTAAGCGGAGGGGAGCTGGTTCCAGTTGCCTTAGCCCAGTGTGAAGGAGATCAAGGGCTGGGCTTCAGCGTGACGGCCGGCGGCCCCGGAGGGAGGATGACTATAGTGAAGAGGGTCTGGGACAGGAAGCAGTGCAACTCCCTGCAGCCAGGGGACGCTATTATCAAGATCAACGGAGCAGATGTTCAGAGCCTTAGCTTTTCACAG GTACAAACAATTCTTCATGAACACACCAGGCAGGCAGAAGTCATCTTGTTGGTCTACAGAGGAG GCATCTATCATTCAACCGTCTCCCCCGGCTCAATCAGAAGACTCCCTCCGCCTCTGctccgcccccctcctccacctgttgGTTCAGAAAACTCCTCTTTGCTCCCAGACACTCTGCCTGTACCCCGCACTTCCCTCAGCACCCCGCCCTCCCCGGCCAAGATGAGATCCTCTCTGATCCAGAGCACCAGTTTCTTGGAGTCGATTCCAGTGACCCTGACCATGGAGCCCAAAGACTGGATCAACACGGGCCTGGAGGAAGAGGCGGGCGGTGTCACAGTCCCTGATTCAGGTCTGGAGGGTCAGGGTGTTGAACGAACTCGGCCACTCCGAGGGTTTGATGTGGAGCTGAGGAGAAAACCTGGAGAGGGCTTTGGGTTCGTCATTGCCTCTCAGGATGTGGAAAATGGAAAAG CTGCTTCTCTACTCCCGCACCGGTTTGTGACGGTCCGGCGAGGCAGCCCGGCGTCCAAGAGTGGTCAGATCCGTCCTGGAGATCGATTAGAGGCGGTGGAGGGACGCTCAGTGGTGACTCTGCCTCATCGAGAACTCGCTCAGATCCTTCGGCGGGCGGGAAATACTCTGCGCCTCACCATTGTCCCACGCCCCAGCACCT attcttcCAGCCTTTCAGAAACCAACGACTTTGACCCCACTCACAGAAGCAGAAAGGGTCAGAGATCGCGTCCAAAG CGTGACTCTAGGTATTACAGCGTGGACTTGGATCGAGGCCCATCAGGCTTCGGCTTCAGCTTGCGAGGCGGCAGCGAGTACAACATGGGCCTCTACGTGCTGGGACTGATGGAGGGGGGGCCGGCGTCACGGAGCCACAAaatgcag GTCAGTGATCAGCTGGTGGAGATCAACGGGGACAGCACAGCAGGGATGACGCACAGCCAGGCGGTGGAGCAGATCCGCAGAGGAGGCCACCGCATCCACCTGGTGCTCAAGAGAGGAAACGGCTATGTGCCCGACTATG GCCGTGAGCACAGAgtcacctccccctcccccctgcgTCACCCCAAGGAGCAGGGTTTGGCTGCAGTAGACTCCACTGGGCGGAAGGGGCGCAGCTCCAAGCAGAAAAGGAGAAGCAGGTCTTCAAATGGACATGAGGGAGAGCGAGCGACGgtaaggagagggagaagacgGGGCTCAGATGAGGGCGGAGGAGGGCGCTCTGAATTAAGGAGCCCAACCTCTGAGCCGGAGGAGATGTCTCCGGAAGCAAGAGCGAGgacgaggagcaggaggacgaggagtaaaAAAAGAGGCTCTCGGAGTTTACCCAGAGACGCGTTGAGGAGAAATGATGATAGTGAGACGGAAAAAGGGACCGAGAGGGGacgggagagggagagggggaggagcaaaAGAAGGGAGAGGAAAAGTAGAAATGAGGAGAGCGTGAGGGAGGCAGAGGTCAAGGAgcaagaggaagatgaaggggaagaggaagaggaaaatcaGGAGCAGGAGGAACCTGCAGTTGAGGAGAAGGTggtagaagagagagaggagttccAGGAGAGAGTCAGTTTAGAGATGGACGAGAGTGACGATGACGTTTTTCTTCCCATTCCAAGTCCCAACCAAAAACTTCCCACACCTAAACTCCACTGGGAGGTCGAGGAGGACGAAAACTGGGGCACGATGGCAGAACACAGAGAGccgaggagagagaaggaggtggagcGGGATGAAGACGGGGGGGAAAGCAGAGACGCAGATCGCGACACGGACCGGAGAAGTGACGAGGACACGCGGGGCGCTGGCGTCGAGAGGCCTTCCTTAGGGGTTGATGTGATCGATCGGACGTCACAGAGAAATCCCTTCTCCTTCCTCACCTCCACGCCGTCCGCGGAGCAGCTGGGCGACCACGAGTCGGAGTCCGAAGGCAGCCAATCTGACGGCAGCGTGACTGCTGCCAGCATCTCAGGCCTCTCCCTGGTCGGCACAGAAGCAGGCAGGCGCAGAGCTGCGGTGGTGCCAGGCCCCTGGCTCCAACCCAGCCAACACAGGGAGGCTCaggtggaagaggagggtgGTAGCCCCGGGAGGCGGGAAGGgcaggagggaggaagaagaagaagaaaccctTTCTCTTTACTTTTTAACAAGAAGTAG